A region from the Leopardus geoffroyi isolate Oge1 chromosome C2, O.geoffroyi_Oge1_pat1.0, whole genome shotgun sequence genome encodes:
- the TTC21A gene encoding tetratricopeptide repeat protein 21A isoform X1 gives MSTSYSSLMAGIIYYSQERYFHHVHQAAALGLDKFSNDPVLQFFKAYGILREERIQDAISNLESIRNHPDVSLCSIMALIYAHKCCAAVDREAVQELENSLKEIRKTAGGTALYYAGLFLWLVGHRDKAKEYIDRTLKVSSSPREGYVLRGWVDLTSDKPHIVKKCIRYLEQGMQDAKDVLGLMGKATYFMLQQNYSGALEVVNQITSTSGSFLPALVLKMRLFLARQDWEQAVETGHRILEKDESNIDACQILAVHELAREGNITIAANHVRNLIKALETREPQNPNLHLKKILVVSRLCGRHQAILQLVCGFIERTFVATAAYAHVATELGYLFILRDQVKEASLWYSEAMKLDESSVAALTGIIWCQILDGHLEEAEQQLEFMKEVQQCLGKSEVLVFLQALLASRKQKGEQEATRLLKEAAGLHFAGMQGLPLGSEYFEKLDPLFLVCIAREYLFFCPKQPRSPGQIVSPLLKQVAVIMNPVVKAAPALIDPLYVMAQVKYLSGELENAQSTLQRCLELDPTSVDAHLLMSHVYLAQGNFAMCSHCLELGVSHNFQVRDHPLYHLVKARALNKCGDYPEAIRTLKMVIKLPTRKTEEGKKFRGPSMQPSERASLLLELADALRMNGELHEATKVMQDAINEFSGTPEEIRVAIANVDLALSSGNVDVALSMLRNITPKQPFYVEAKEKMATIYLQTRKDIRLYIGCYRELCEQLPGPHTSLLLGDAFMNIQEPEKALEAYDEAYRKNPHDASLVSRIGQAYVKTHQYTKAINYYEAAQKINGQDFLCCDLAELLLKLKKFNKAEKVLKQALEHDFAKDLPAMMNNVKCLLLLAKVYKSHKKEDVMGTLNKAMDLQSQILKRVALEQPEMIPSQKQLAASVCVQFGEHHLAEKEFAKAVRSYKDALFYSPDDNKVLLELARLHLLQGHLDLCEQHCADLLQTEKSHEMASVMMADLMFRKQKYEAAVNLYHQVLEKAPDNFLAWNKLIDLLWRSGRLEDAPVFFELVKRMSSRVPLEPGFNYCRGIYCWRIGQPNKALKFLNKARKDSTWGQSATYYMVQICLNPDNEVVGGEVFKNLVAESNSTDRKSLEQHAVRTAEKLLRDFYPRSDWGQTQLRLLQSLCLLATRDKANVEAALGTFIAMAQAEKDSVPALLATAQAHALLKQVPKARTQLKRLAKAPWTPDEAEDLEKSWLLLADVYCQGGKFDLASELLRRCVQYNKSCFRAYEYMGFIMEKEQAYKDAAANYELAWKYSHHASPAVGFRLAFNYLKDKRFVEAIEVCHTVLGEHPNYPQIREEILEKAQGSLRP, from the exons ACCGAGAAGCCGTTCAGGAGCTGGAGAACAGCCTGAAGGAAATCCGCAAGACAGCCGGCGGAACTGCCCTGTACTATGCCGGCCTCTTCCTCTGGCTCGTGGGCCACCGTGACAAGGCCAAGGAGTACATCGACCGCACGCTGAAAGTTTCCAGCAGCCCCAGAGAG GGTTACGTGCTCAGAGGCTGGGTGGACCTCACCTCGGACAAGCCCCACATCGTGAAGAAATGCATCAGGTACCTGGAACAAGGAATGCAGGACGCCAAAGATGTGCTGGGGCTGATGGGAAAG GCGACATACTTCATGCTGCAGCAGAACTACTCGGGGGCCCTGGAGGTGGTGAACCAGATCACCAGCACCTCGGGGAGCTTCCTGCCCGCCCTCGTCCTAAAGATGCGGCTGTTCTTGGCTCGGCAGGACTGGGAGCAGGCGGTAGAAACAGGACACAG aatcctagaaaaagatgaaagcaaTATTGATGCCTGCCAAATCCTAGCTGTGCATGAACTTGCAAGAGAAGGAAACATAACCATA GCTGCCAATCATGTTAGAAACCTGATTAAGGCACTGGAGACAAGAGAGCCCCAAAATCCAAACCTCCATCTTAAAAAAATCCTTGTGGTTAGCAGGCTG TGTGGAAGGCACCAGGCGATTCTGCAGCTGGTGTGTGGCTTCATCGAGCGCACGTTCGTGGCCACAGCCGCCTACGCCCACGTGGCCACAGAGCTGGGCTATCTCTTCATCCTACGGGACCAAGTGAAGGAGGCATCTCTGTGGTACTCGGAGGCCATGAAATTGGACGAGAGCAGTGTGGCTGCCTTGACAG GGATCATCTGGTGCCAGATCTTGGACGGCCACCTGGAGGAGGCTGAACAGCAGTTGGAATTTATGAAGGAGGTGCAGCAGTGTCTCGGGAAGTCTGAG GTGCTGGTTTTCCTCCAGGCCCTTCTGGCGTCCAGGAAGCAAAAGGGGGAGCAGGAGGCCACCCGGCTCCTGAAGGAGGCTGCGGGGCTGCACTTTGCCGGCATGCAGGGCCTCCCCCTGGGCTCCGAGTACTTCGAAAAGCTGGACCCCCTCTTCCTGGTCTGCATCGCCAGGGAGTACTTGTTCTTCTGCCCCAAGCAG CCCCGGTCGCCGGGCCAGATCGTGTCTCCACTTCTCAAACAAGTCGCTGTGATCATGAATCCTGTCGTCAAAGCGGCGCCAGCTCTGATCGACCCCCTGTATGTGATGGCTCAGGTCAAGTACCTCTCAG GAGAGTTAGAGAATGCCCAGAGCACCCTGCAGCGTTGCCTGGAGCTGGACCCCACCTCCGTGGACGCCCACCTCCTCATGTCCCACGTCTACCTGGCGCAGGGCAATTTTGCCATGTGCTCCCACTGCTTAGAGCTGGGCGTCAGTCACAACTTCCAG GTCCGAGACCACCCCCTCTACCACTTGGTCAAGGCCAGGGCCCTCAACAAGTGTGGGGACTATCCGGAAGCCATAAGGACGCTGAAAATGGTCATAAAATTACCAACTCGGAAGACGGAAGAAGGCAAGAAATTCCGCGGGCCCTCCATGCAGCCCAGTGAGCGGGCGTCCCTCTTACTGGAACTGGCAGACGCCCTCCGCATGAATGGGGAGCTG CATGAGGCCACCAAGGTCATGCAGGACGCCATCAACGAGTTCAGTGGCACACCGGAGGAGATCCGCGTCGCCATTGCCAACGTGGACCTGGCCCTGAGCAGTGGGAACGTGGACGTGGCCCTGAGCATGCTGAGGAACATCACACCCAAGCAGCCCTTCTACGTGGAAGCCAAGGAGAAGATGGCCACCATCTACCTGCAGACCCGCAAAGACATCCGCCTCTACATCGGCTGCTACCG GGAACTCTGTGAACAACTGCCTGGCCCCCACACCAGCCTGCTACTGGGGGATGCTTTCATGAACATTCAGGAG CCTGAGAAGGCCCTGGAGGCTTATGACGAGGCCTATAGAAAGAACCCACACGATGCATCGCTGGTCAGCAGGATCGGGCAAGCCTATGTGAAGACCCACCAGTACACCAAG GCAATTAATTATTATGAGGCTGCGCAGAAGATCAACGGACAGGACTTTCTGTGCTGTGATCTCGCTGAACTGCTCCTGAAGTTAAAGAagttcaacaaagcagaaaaagtcTTGAAACAGGCACTGGAACACGACTTTG CCAAAGACCTCCCAGCCATGATGAACAATGTCAAGTGCTTGCTTTTGCTGGCAAAGGTTTACAAGAGTCATAAAAAAGAAGACGTGATGGGAACTTTGAACAAG GCCATGGACCTCCAGTCTCAGATCCTGAAGCGCGTTGCACTGGAGCAACCAGAAATGATCCCCTCCCAGAAACAACTGGCAGCCTCCGTCTGTGTCCAGTTTGGGGAGCACCACCTGGCAGAGAAGGAGTTTGCCAAGGCAGTGCGGTCTTATAAGGATGCCCTCTTCTACTCGCCTGATGACAATAAG GTGTTGCTGGAGCTGGCCCGCCTCCACCTGCTGCAGGGCCACCTGGACTTGTGTGAGCAGCACTGTGCCGATCTCCTGCAGACGGAGAAGAGCCACGAGATGGCCTCAGTG ATGATGGCTGACCTGATGTTTCGAAAACAGAAATACGAAGCTGCCGTCAATCTCTACCACCAAGTCCTGGAGAAAGCACCAG ACAACTTTCTGGCATGGAATAAACTAATTGACCTGCTATGGAGAAGCGGCAGACTTGAGGATGCCCCTGTCTTCTTCGAATTGGTCAAGAGGATGTCCAGCCGTGTTCCTTTGGAGCCAGGTTTCAACTACTGCAGAGGCATCTACTGCTG GCGCATAGGGCAGCCCAACAAAGCACTGAAGTTCCTAAACAAGGCGCGCAAGGACAGCACTTGGGGCCAGAGTGCCACCTACTACATGGTGCAGATCTGCCTGAACCCGGACAACGAGGTCGTGGGCGGAGAGGTTTTCAAGAACCTGGTGGCGGAGAGCAA CTCCACCGACAGGAAGTCCCTCGAGCAACACGCCGTGCGCACCGCCGAGAAGCTGCTGCGCGATTTCTACCCGCGCTCGGACTGGGGCCAGACCCAGCTGCGGCTGCTGCAGAGCCTCTGCCTGCTGGCCACCAGGGACAAGGCCAACGTGGAGGCGGCGCTGGGCACCTTCATCGCGATGGCACAGGCCGAG AAGGACAGCGTCCCCGCCCTGCTGGCCACGGCGCAGGCCCACGCGCTGCTGAAGCAGGTCCCCAAGGCGCGCACGCAGCTGAAGCGTCTGGCCAAGGCCCCGTGGACGCCGGACGAGGCCGAGGACCTGGAGAAGAGCTGGCTCCTGCTGGCTGACGTTTACTGCCAGGGCGGCAAGTTCGACCTGGCCTCGGAGCTGCTGCGGCGCTGCGTGCAATACAACAAG TCCTGCTTCCGGGCCTATGAGTACATGGGCTTCATCATGGAGAAGGAGCAGGCCTACAAAGACGCGGCCGCCAACTACGAGCTGGCCTGGAAGTACAGTCATCACGCCAGCCCGGCCGTGG GCTTCAGACTCGCTTTCAACTACTTGAAGGATAAGAGATTTGTGGAGGCCATTGAAGTCTGTCACACG GTCCTCGGAGAGCATCCTAACTACCCccaaatcagagaagaaattttggaaaaggcCCAAGGGTCTCTGAGGCCCTAG
- the TTC21A gene encoding tetratricopeptide repeat protein 21A isoform X5 produces MHQVPGTRNAGRQRCAGADGKGDILHAAAELLGGPGGGEPDHQHLGELPARPRPKDAAVLGSAGLGAGGRNRTQAANHVRNLIKALETREPQNPNLHLKKILVVSRLCGRHQAILQLVCGFIERTFVATAAYAHVATELGYLFILRDQVKEASLWYSEAMKLDESSVAALTGIIWCQILDGHLEEAEQQLEFMKEVQQCLGKSEVLVFLQALLASRKQKGEQEATRLLKEAAGLHFAGMQGLPLGSEYFEKLDPLFLVCIAREYLFFCPKQPRSPGQIVSPLLKQVAVIMNPVVKAAPALIDPLYVMAQVKYLSGELENAQSTLQRCLELDPTSVDAHLLMSHVYLAQGNFAMCSHCLELGVSHNFQVRDHPLYHLVKARALNKCGDYPEAIRTLKMVIKLPTRKTEEGKKFRGPSMQPSERASLLLELADALRMNGELHEATKVMQDAINEFSGTPEEIRVAIANVDLALSSGNVDVALSMLRNITPKQPFYVEAKEKMATIYLQTRKDIRLYIGCYRELCEQLPGPHTSLLLGDAFMNIQEPEKALEAYDEAYRKNPHDASLVSRIGQAYVKTHQYTKAINYYEAAQKINGQDFLCCDLAELLLKLKKFNKAEKVLKQALEHDFAKDLPAMMNNVKCLLLLAKVYKSHKKEDVMGTLNKAMDLQSQILKRVALEQPEMIPSQKQLAASVCVQFGEHHLAEKEFAKAVRSYKDALFYSPDDNKVLLELARLHLLQGHLDLCEQHCADLLQTEKSHEMASVMMADLMFRKQKYEAAVNLYHQVLEKAPDNFLAWNKLIDLLWRSGRLEDAPVFFELVKRMSSRVPLEPGFNYCRGIYCWRIGQPNKALKFLNKARKDSTWGQSATYYMVQICLNPDNEVVGGEVFKNLVAESNSTDRKSLEQHAVRTAEKLLRDFYPRSDWGQTQLRLLQSLCLLATRDKANVEAALGTFIAMAQAEKDSVPALLATAQAHALLKQVPKARTQLKRLAKAPWTPDEAEDLEKSWLLLADVYCQGGKFDLASELLRRCVQYNKSCFRAYEYMGFIMEKEQAYKDAAANYELAWKYSHHASPAVGFRLAFNYLKDKRFVEAIEVCHTVLGEHPNYPQIREEILEKAQGSLRP; encoded by the exons ATGCATCAGGTACCTGGAACAAGGAATGCAGGACGCCAAAGATGTGCTGGGGCTGATGGGAAAG GCGACATACTTCATGCTGCAGCAGAACTACTCGGGGGCCCTGGAGGTGGTGAACCAGATCACCAGCACCTCGGGGAGCTTCCTGCCCGCCCTCGTCCTAAAGATGCGGCTGTTCTTGGCTCGGCAGGACTGGGAGCAGGCGGTAGAAACAGGACACAG GCTGCCAATCATGTTAGAAACCTGATTAAGGCACTGGAGACAAGAGAGCCCCAAAATCCAAACCTCCATCTTAAAAAAATCCTTGTGGTTAGCAGGCTG TGTGGAAGGCACCAGGCGATTCTGCAGCTGGTGTGTGGCTTCATCGAGCGCACGTTCGTGGCCACAGCCGCCTACGCCCACGTGGCCACAGAGCTGGGCTATCTCTTCATCCTACGGGACCAAGTGAAGGAGGCATCTCTGTGGTACTCGGAGGCCATGAAATTGGACGAGAGCAGTGTGGCTGCCTTGACAG GGATCATCTGGTGCCAGATCTTGGACGGCCACCTGGAGGAGGCTGAACAGCAGTTGGAATTTATGAAGGAGGTGCAGCAGTGTCTCGGGAAGTCTGAG GTGCTGGTTTTCCTCCAGGCCCTTCTGGCGTCCAGGAAGCAAAAGGGGGAGCAGGAGGCCACCCGGCTCCTGAAGGAGGCTGCGGGGCTGCACTTTGCCGGCATGCAGGGCCTCCCCCTGGGCTCCGAGTACTTCGAAAAGCTGGACCCCCTCTTCCTGGTCTGCATCGCCAGGGAGTACTTGTTCTTCTGCCCCAAGCAG CCCCGGTCGCCGGGCCAGATCGTGTCTCCACTTCTCAAACAAGTCGCTGTGATCATGAATCCTGTCGTCAAAGCGGCGCCAGCTCTGATCGACCCCCTGTATGTGATGGCTCAGGTCAAGTACCTCTCAG GAGAGTTAGAGAATGCCCAGAGCACCCTGCAGCGTTGCCTGGAGCTGGACCCCACCTCCGTGGACGCCCACCTCCTCATGTCCCACGTCTACCTGGCGCAGGGCAATTTTGCCATGTGCTCCCACTGCTTAGAGCTGGGCGTCAGTCACAACTTCCAG GTCCGAGACCACCCCCTCTACCACTTGGTCAAGGCCAGGGCCCTCAACAAGTGTGGGGACTATCCGGAAGCCATAAGGACGCTGAAAATGGTCATAAAATTACCAACTCGGAAGACGGAAGAAGGCAAGAAATTCCGCGGGCCCTCCATGCAGCCCAGTGAGCGGGCGTCCCTCTTACTGGAACTGGCAGACGCCCTCCGCATGAATGGGGAGCTG CATGAGGCCACCAAGGTCATGCAGGACGCCATCAACGAGTTCAGTGGCACACCGGAGGAGATCCGCGTCGCCATTGCCAACGTGGACCTGGCCCTGAGCAGTGGGAACGTGGACGTGGCCCTGAGCATGCTGAGGAACATCACACCCAAGCAGCCCTTCTACGTGGAAGCCAAGGAGAAGATGGCCACCATCTACCTGCAGACCCGCAAAGACATCCGCCTCTACATCGGCTGCTACCG GGAACTCTGTGAACAACTGCCTGGCCCCCACACCAGCCTGCTACTGGGGGATGCTTTCATGAACATTCAGGAG CCTGAGAAGGCCCTGGAGGCTTATGACGAGGCCTATAGAAAGAACCCACACGATGCATCGCTGGTCAGCAGGATCGGGCAAGCCTATGTGAAGACCCACCAGTACACCAAG GCAATTAATTATTATGAGGCTGCGCAGAAGATCAACGGACAGGACTTTCTGTGCTGTGATCTCGCTGAACTGCTCCTGAAGTTAAAGAagttcaacaaagcagaaaaagtcTTGAAACAGGCACTGGAACACGACTTTG CCAAAGACCTCCCAGCCATGATGAACAATGTCAAGTGCTTGCTTTTGCTGGCAAAGGTTTACAAGAGTCATAAAAAAGAAGACGTGATGGGAACTTTGAACAAG GCCATGGACCTCCAGTCTCAGATCCTGAAGCGCGTTGCACTGGAGCAACCAGAAATGATCCCCTCCCAGAAACAACTGGCAGCCTCCGTCTGTGTCCAGTTTGGGGAGCACCACCTGGCAGAGAAGGAGTTTGCCAAGGCAGTGCGGTCTTATAAGGATGCCCTCTTCTACTCGCCTGATGACAATAAG GTGTTGCTGGAGCTGGCCCGCCTCCACCTGCTGCAGGGCCACCTGGACTTGTGTGAGCAGCACTGTGCCGATCTCCTGCAGACGGAGAAGAGCCACGAGATGGCCTCAGTG ATGATGGCTGACCTGATGTTTCGAAAACAGAAATACGAAGCTGCCGTCAATCTCTACCACCAAGTCCTGGAGAAAGCACCAG ACAACTTTCTGGCATGGAATAAACTAATTGACCTGCTATGGAGAAGCGGCAGACTTGAGGATGCCCCTGTCTTCTTCGAATTGGTCAAGAGGATGTCCAGCCGTGTTCCTTTGGAGCCAGGTTTCAACTACTGCAGAGGCATCTACTGCTG GCGCATAGGGCAGCCCAACAAAGCACTGAAGTTCCTAAACAAGGCGCGCAAGGACAGCACTTGGGGCCAGAGTGCCACCTACTACATGGTGCAGATCTGCCTGAACCCGGACAACGAGGTCGTGGGCGGAGAGGTTTTCAAGAACCTGGTGGCGGAGAGCAA CTCCACCGACAGGAAGTCCCTCGAGCAACACGCCGTGCGCACCGCCGAGAAGCTGCTGCGCGATTTCTACCCGCGCTCGGACTGGGGCCAGACCCAGCTGCGGCTGCTGCAGAGCCTCTGCCTGCTGGCCACCAGGGACAAGGCCAACGTGGAGGCGGCGCTGGGCACCTTCATCGCGATGGCACAGGCCGAG AAGGACAGCGTCCCCGCCCTGCTGGCCACGGCGCAGGCCCACGCGCTGCTGAAGCAGGTCCCCAAGGCGCGCACGCAGCTGAAGCGTCTGGCCAAGGCCCCGTGGACGCCGGACGAGGCCGAGGACCTGGAGAAGAGCTGGCTCCTGCTGGCTGACGTTTACTGCCAGGGCGGCAAGTTCGACCTGGCCTCGGAGCTGCTGCGGCGCTGCGTGCAATACAACAAG TCCTGCTTCCGGGCCTATGAGTACATGGGCTTCATCATGGAGAAGGAGCAGGCCTACAAAGACGCGGCCGCCAACTACGAGCTGGCCTGGAAGTACAGTCATCACGCCAGCCCGGCCGTGG GCTTCAGACTCGCTTTCAACTACTTGAAGGATAAGAGATTTGTGGAGGCCATTGAAGTCTGTCACACG GTCCTCGGAGAGCATCCTAACTACCCccaaatcagagaagaaattttggaaaaggcCCAAGGGTCTCTGAGGCCCTAG